The following coding sequences are from one Rutidosis leptorrhynchoides isolate AG116_Rl617_1_P2 chromosome 11, CSIRO_AGI_Rlap_v1, whole genome shotgun sequence window:
- the LOC139876633 gene encoding filament-like plant protein 3, translating to MPEKMDRRSWLWRRKSSEKSPGETESSGGSISSNSGRFLDDQVNSNQHSHSPEITSKADTQSEHNNGMMTLSEALMSINAKEELVKQHVKVAEEAVSGWEKAEREVLALRQQVEFLSSKNSTLEDRVIHLDGALKECLRQLRQTREEKDQFAHDALDKKLSETESSLTSTDTELYHKLEIVEKENTDLKLKLSSMTEELELRFIEKELSNRAAEQASKQYLDSVKKVAKFEAECRRLNSTLRKVNNSQQEARKTPYVTNGEFKDMHRFERNEMGPAVELDLMDDFLEMERLVGMPKRFEDDNKLEKVESLEIIVKDRENELKASRMLIEEIESKLDVRENELRESKERLKEVELKLVEVENELIVSRNRLEEAESNLVERENELNSSRSQLKEAELKLDMHEKEVKTYQYLLEESESKLAANEDELKETKSKLAKQENELKASRKQFEEAESKLDEQENELKLSRKQLQEAESKLKARENELKASRYILEEAESKLDETKKHLVIAESQCDKMEAELQILIPKVESLENVVQKERDLSVKAQATCRELENEVSKLKHELGAKSRNRDEEHRLLRVKQDTELAMAGSKFAECQKTIVSLNRQLQILATLDDFLIDTEDS from the exons ATGCCGGAAAAGATGGATCGCCGGAGTTGGCTTTGGCGGAGGAAGTCATCGGAGAAGAGCCCCGGAGAAACTGAAAGCTCCGGAGGATCAATTTCTTCAAATTCCGGTAGATTTTTAGATGATCAG GTAAACTCGAATCAACATTCTCATTCGCCGGAAATTACATCGAAAGCCGATACTCAGAGTGAACATAACAATGGCATGATGACGCTATCCGAGGCTCTTATGAGTATTAATGCAAAAGAAGAACTAGTAAAACAGCATGTTAAAGTAGCAGAGGAGGCTGTCTCAG GATGGGAAAAAGCCGAACGAGAAGTCTTGGCTTTAAGGCAACAAGTAGAGTTCCTATCTTCAAAAAACTCTACTCTCGAAGATCGAGTTATTCATCTTGATGGAGCTTTGAAAGAGTGCTTAAGACAACTACGACAAACACGAGAAGAAAAAGACCAATTTGCCCATGATGCTCTCGACAAAAAGTTATCCGAAACCGAAAGTTCTTTGACTTCAACCGATACAGAACTTTATCACAAGCTTGAAATAGTTGAGAAAGAAAACACAGATTTGAAACTCAAGCTTTCATCAATGACTGAAGAGCTCGAATTACGATTTATTGAGAAGGAATTAAGTAACCGAGCCGCAGAGCAAGCTAGTAAACAATATCTTGATAGCGTAAAGAAAGTAGCTAAGTTTGAAGCCGAGTGTCGTAGGTTAAATTCAACTCTTCGTAAAGTCAATAATAGTCAACAAGAAGCTCGTAAAACGCCATATGTGACAAACGGTGAATTTAAGGACATGCATAGATTTGAAAGAAACGAAATGGGTCCCGCTGTGGAGCTCGATCTCATGGATGATTTTCTTGAAATGGAAAGACTTGTGGGAATGCCCAAAAGATTTGAAGATGATAATAAGTTAGAGAAGGTTGAATCGTTGGAGATTATTGTGAAAGATCGTGAAAACGAACTTAAGGCGTCACGAATGTTGATTGAAGAGATTGAATCTAAGTTAGATGTGCGAGAAAACGAGCTTAGGGAATCGAAAGAACGGTTAAAAGAGGTTGAATTGAAGTTGGTGGAGGTTGAAAACGAGCTTATTGTATCAAGAAACCGGCTTGAAGAGGCTGAATCAAATTTGGTTGAGCGCGAAAACGAGCTTAATTCATCAAGAAGCCAGCTTAAAGAAGCTGAATTGAAGTTGGATATGCACGAAAAAGAGGTTAAGACGTATCAGTATCTTCTTGAAGAGTCTGAATCCAAGTTGGCTGCAAATGAGGACGAGCTTAAAGAGACGAAATCAAAGTTGGCTAAGCAAGAAAACGAGCTTAAGGCATCAAGAAAACAGTTTGAAGAAGCTGAATCTAAGTTGGATGAGCAGGAAAACGAGCTTAAATTATCAAGAAAACAGTTACAAGAGGCTGAATCTAAGTTAAAAGCGCGAGAAAATGAGCTTAAGGCATCAAGATATATACTTGAAGAGGCTGAATCCAAGTTGGATGAAACCAAAAAACATTTAGTTATAGCTGAATCGCAATGTGACAAAATGGAAGCTGAACTGCAAATCTTGATTCCGAAAGTTGAATCTTTAGAAAACGTTGTTCAAAAGGAACGAGATTTATCAGTTAAGGCACAAGCCACGTGTCGAGAACTTGAAAATGAGGTATCAAAACTGAAACATGAGTTGGGTGCAAAATCGAGAAACCGAGATGAAGAACACCGATTACTCAGAGTAAAACAG GACACGGAGTTAGCAATGGCGGGAAGTAAATTTGCTGAGTGCCAAAAGACAATTGTGTCTCTTAATCGACAGCTACAAATACTTGCAACACTTGATGACTTCTTAATTGACACTGAAGATTCTTAA